aggaaaacccaaatttcgagaaaCGCTTTCAAAgtgtgtctacattatattggaaTCGACGGAGTGTAtgaaactgaagtttgaatattctccaaatgtagaaatgaagcggttagaaagagaaatatgACATCTCTTGCttttatttgtaataaaaaaagatgaggaaagaTTGCTAGAGAtgcacaagtctaatttcacagaaaagagcactaatattgattttcgttggtcagtgaaggggagcgaagcgaacgccgcagaaagtctgaagtccggctttagccagacgttcagactggtaatttATAACGGATGGAGATAATCTCTCCGATGTTGATCAATGGCTCTACAATAACGTATTCCTAacttgttctcatttttttaccGGGAAAATATATTAGCATTTAGAGGGAGATCAAGTTCCCAGGTGGCGACAATACAAATAAATCCAGCATAGTTTCAGATGGATGAAGGCACTTTTTCGGAAAGATATAAACCCAAAATTATCTGTCTTCCATAGAAGCAGAGTCAAATGTGGTGATGGGAAACgaccctctcgaatacgacccccacccttccttttctttttcttcttcttcttctccaacgTTCCTGCGACATTTCTCAGTTGCTGCCAATTCAAAACATTGAAGATTTCGTATGcttcaaaatggaaaaaaattgaaaattagcagaggaacaaatggcaaatgagaaaatcggtAGCTAGCAGGAGCGAAAAAGCAACAAGCAGTAGAAGaatcaaatttgaaatgtTAGTGAAATATTGctgttgaaatgaaattcgGGTTCATcctagtttatttttattctaaaagcTATGAAATATCTTTTAATACTGATTAAATGACACAAcacgacgaaaaaaagagaagggtCAGTTGCGTAGGTCGAATTACATAAgaacgtcgaaaaaaaatcacgaaaaaatcGACATTTTGTTCCTACAATGTCGACAATGGGACGACGCAGATCGACACCTTGCggagtcaaatttttgtaaaacagTTAGAAACTAGAaaccacttctaaaaaatgaagtatttCACTATACGTGGTTATAAGCAGTATAAAAGTAGATGTAGTAGAATTTagtgaccaaaaaagctcaaatcTGTGCGCATTACTTGGTCTGGAATAACTTCGTGAAAAGACAACTGAAAGAGATATCTCATGTAGTTTCTTGGAGAGAATGGTCTGCCCTAGAAACAGTGCTTTCGCACACTTTCTGgtctctttgaaattttgacgggatcaatttttcattttaaaaaatcatggaaGAACGACAAAGCGCTGAAAGTCGTTTAAACGGCGTTGGTTCTAGAGCTTGTGGTGACATGAGTCTCAAAGATAAGGAAGGTCGCAGTCGTAGTTCTGAAGTTGGCGACCACCTGCTGAAGGCAGTCATCGGAGGTCCGCTTAAAACAACACATGAGGTTGCCCAAGAACTGGGCTTTGACCAGTCTACAGCTGTTtgccatttggaaaaaatgagaaagatgaaaaagttgaagaagtgTGTGAAGCATGAACTGAGCTAGTCCCGTTTTGAGATCTGCTCAACACTTCTGTTACGCAACAAGAACGATCCATTTCTCGATCGCATTGTTACGTGCAAGGAGAAATGGATTCTTTAACAAGAGGAAGCGTTCTGCTCAATAGATGGGCTAGGATGAAGCTCTCAAGCACTTCCCGAAGCCGAAAATGCACCCAAAGAAGACCATGGTGACTGTGTGGAGGTGTGCTGCAGGTGCAATCAACTACAGCTTCCTGAAACGTGTAAAGACCGTCACCGCAGAGAAGTACTGCAAAGAACTGAACGAAACGCACTGGAAAATCCAACTTCTTCGACCGGGAttagtgaacagaaaggaCCCGATTCTCCTACATGACAATGCCCGGCCACGCATTTCAAACCTGACGCTACTGAAGTTGAGCGAGTTAGGCTACGAGACTGCATCCCCCACCATATTCGCCagacctttcgccaaccgactATCACTATTTCACACATCTGGACAGCTGCGTAGTAGGTAAGATCTTCCAAAACCAAAGCGATGTCGAAAACGACTACAGGAAGTTCGTGGATTTCAAAAGCTCGGACATTTTTGCGGTGGGAATAAGCAAGTTTGTGTCTCGTTGGCAAAAATGCGTGGATTGTAGTGGTTCTCATTTCGATTgataaagttgattttgaggcgagttacagcgtttcgaagtgaatgtttgaaaacgcgcattatttttgcaccaactaATACTAGTATATTACACTAATAATAGTATGCTACACTAATATATTGTCCGCACGtcatacattttcaaaacaaaatattggGGCTTTCATACTGTCCTGCGTCTGAAACTAAAtacaatattttgtaatttatgtaataatttaatattattcattgtaattgtattaattaattttttttattaacaatAATTGTATGTAATTTTCTGATgctacgtaatattttgttctgGTTATCATGTTATTTCCCTGCCTTGTAACCCCTGCTGCGTCCCCCTTCCCTTGCAACCCCCTCTGTTTAAGACCCCcaatgggaaaatcccatcacaagCTTGACCCTGCATACAAGGTTAAGAAGAGAATCAGAGGTCTATGGAACTCAAAGTAGTGGGATTGAAGAGCTAAGTTGACAAAAGCAATTGTAGCAAGTATTATAGGGAATCCTCATGCGAGAGATCGTTCTCCACGTTACGAAAATTGGCTCACTTTGAAAAGATAACAACAATAACGGAAACTCACCATGTCCCTAATATTGGGATTGTTTTGATTGGAATCTTTGCCTGTTGGAAATACGCCGCATATGCCATTGGCCATCCGAACAGCAGATTGTTGGTGATTCTCAGCTTCGAGACATGTACGCAGGTTAGGTGTGCATGGCAGGAAGATGAGATAAAAAGCAAGGCCAATCATTAATCCTCCTCCCAGGATCATAAATGTCCGAAGGGTGGTTCTGGTGAATGGCACATAAGAGAATTGAATTCTCTATTAATATGATTCTGTCTGTAATGAAATCTCTATTTATATGCTTCTGTCTGTAACATCTTTTGCTAGCTATTGTCGcgtacaaaaaagaaagggttCAGTGCATCGGAACTAACTAGCGCAGCGGTAAGTCATCTATTTCTAGCCGTAATTCGTGCAGAAAggtggtgtagcgcagtctgtAAGAtgttccgctgtggctacaaTGGGGTTCCAGGTTccaatccgccctagtgcaaaccaagttTTCATTCCTCCAGGGtgaataaattggtaccagacttgcctgggaggataaaaacagtgacttgggACATcggcagggtcaagcgtgtctTTAGAATTGCTTAACAGAAGGTCTTAAGAGGAGTGTCGGAGAAGGAGAGGGCTTGTCAGCAGagtagaagaaaaggaagagagcAAGAAGAAGAGACGAAGAGAATGTCGATTTCAATGATTTCGATGAGTACGacgtcaagaaaaaagtgtaaattATGCAATACGTTCTGAACGAAGTCTTGTGGCCTTGCTTTCAagtgagatgtttttttttaaatattaaccaaggaaatggaaaatattgagttTGATAGATGGAATCAGAGAGAGTACATATGGTTTGCTGAAGCTGATAGAGGCAACAGTGTTACAACAGCTGATGGAGCAAGGTGATGTGTTGCCGTATTTATTGGAACTGTCAAACGTCAATCCCTGACAAAAGTGGGATTATTGCATCTAGTGTGCGCGAGTTAGTAGAGCATATTTCTCATCCGACAGTAACGAATTTATTACTGACACCCGAAAAAGCGATTTCGATGCTattactgagcgaaaaaaagacatctgcAGGCGCAGTTATGGACAAAATTAATGCAAAATAGGCTCCAAGTTTCCGAATATcgacgctcaaagtgaatttcttGCCACAAAGCTGGCTGCGATTTGTAAAAATAGACTTTTTCTATAGTTCGACAAAGTTTGGTGCTTTTAGCTTCCCCAGTTTTCTTCGAAGCCTAGTTGAGAATATCCATTCATATtcgttattcatatttatttcaaggtaCTAAAATCCGACCAGTAATTTTCAATCGGGGCCTGTTTCGGttcgctaaaataacctctaaATAAAACCTATATGCGACGAACAGTCCTCTAAAGCTTCAGAAAAACTGCCCGTGAAATGATCgtctcagtaattttttttcgattgtgCAAGAATCAAGATTCCGGCGGGTAATGGACTATTCATTGTCGGTAATCACCGTCAATGAGGGAAATTATgtgtagaaagtagaaaatagtgataaaatgcttttagaatgTGATTTGCGTcggtattagttgtttttccatttcgcaaaagtggaaaaatttcgGCCGGGATCGTACACCGAACCGTTTGTAATCACTGTCAAAAGAAGAACTGTGTCGTCGAATACACGTTGAGtgcttcctcatcttttcagTTTGCATGTGCACATATGTACTCTTACTTCTAATCCTTACATTGAGCTATCAGTAGCGTCTAcactatattatatattttttattttacttgcggcactttatattaatatcgaaaataaaaaaggataaagtcactggcgtatcaataatccacctgggatgtgccaacgcgttttactggaattcgtaatcgttgaggttttggaacgggtGTTGGCCtctagaatgacttgcgggggccagccgatgatcaagtcagtgtttttatcctcccagacaagcgtggtaccaatttatcgcccccgaagggatggaaggcttcgTTTGCGCTAGGGCGGCTTCGAACTCTCGACTGTGTGGCCACAACgggcctctaaccgactgcgccacctatttgatttatttattaatcgtccaatttatttctttaactcTGTGTATTAGAGCTAATTTTTCACTGCTATAAGCGGCTTTGCTAGAAAgaacgagatgagggggtCGTTCTCTGGAGGGTCTTCTATGGAGGGCATCTTTTTCAggagggtttttttctcaaccacAAGCCTGTCCCTGCACATCAGCTAGccttcgcaagtcattgtgaagCTGCACGCTCGTTCATAATCCTCAAACGAAGTccgagttgaagtcgaacgagTAGGCGCACATCggcattttctcatttcttcatcAAAATCGTTGTCGTTGTGTCAAATGTTGTGAGCAAGCgagttcgtttttttcatcGCTTCATAATTATTGAACTATTAAATGAACTGAGACGTatgaccaaaaaaaagtaaattatcaaattacgtaagataaaatgaaattaatgaagtttttgaaatatttctcccATATTTCTTGCTTATGACAAAAGTGTTAAGCGCATAATTCATAGATTTAGTTAAAGAGACAAGCTTgacttcacttttgaactcTTCGTctcatagatttttttaagcaaaagaACCTTGACTTGTTCTcaacttcctttttctctccgATAAATTGCTTACCGTTTAAAGAGATTATCTCCTCCAGCGACGAAAACATAGATAAGTCCTTGATATCCATCCCAATAAAGTCTACATTGCCGTAGATTCTGTGGATTTGTTGGAGTTTTTTCACTTCCGCTTCTGAGAATGATCGACCCTCGTAGTAGAGGAGGCCAACAGTTGAGGTGCAATTTTCGTGCAATAGAGTGATATCGTCTTTCAATGAGTTGAACATGCATACGTCTAGTGGTAGATCttctgaaaaataagaagatgGTTGCCAGTAGAAGTGAAATTCGTTCAAATCTCTATTTTAGGACTTCCGCCAAAACTTCTTGTTCTGTACAATTCTTCACAATTTTAAATTCCTGTACCCCATGTTTACAAAGTGGGGAACGTAGCTGCTGGCTCTTTGTTGACTCCCCCGTTAGTCAAACAGGGCCATGTGGCTCAATTTTGAACAATGATACGATTCTTAAAgatggttttcaaaaaaaaaagatagttgTTTGCTAGTTCACTCGAGTTACCTCCGCTTTGTTTCCTTCCTGTACTCCCTTCACtacaacatcaaaaaatttcGCTACTTCCTTTCTTCTACTTTCAATGAGGAAAAGTAGCAACGATGCTTCTAAATCACGGACCTGTCGAGAAGATGCCCTGCACTCGATCGCCACCCACACTGGCCGATGCAAAAATCTCAGCCTCCTCGATTGTGATCTGCAGAATTCTATTGCTAACAATTTCCAGTTGCCGTTGGGTGACGATTTTTGTCAGTTTCCGTAGTCCGAGATTTTCCATGTAATGATTTGTCGTGATCCAAACCGCTGTATCTGTTCTACCTACAGAAAGGTTGGTTAATGTCGTAGGATTGCATATGTTCACAGGGAAAAACTCACTTTGACAGATTATTTCCTCAAGATTttcaaggaaagaaagagtCTCGAAATTTGTTACATATACTGTAAGGCATCCATATAGTTTTTTCACAGATCGTAATACCGACAACCGCTCTGGAGGTATTGCTAAAATATGAGATTAGTTCGAATTTTCCGAAAATCCACTATCTTGGTACGATTTATGAGATTGAAGCAGAATTAACGATTCCAAGAAAGGTAAACTCGAACTACAACGAAAATCTGTGTCCACCCGGTGACAGTACCCCACGGGGGGAAAGCATAAGGTGCTCAGAACCACTGGATGCTGTTTACAAGCACAATggtatatgaaaaaaaacagaacgagCGGTGAAATGTGGAACGAGTTGCAGCCAGATCCGCTCAACCCGTAGAACTTGCGCTCCATTGCCTTATTATCAGGAATTCTTAGATCACGTGATAACTAGAAaatctattctttcttttttttttaaactaaattgCTACTTCTAATAAAAAGGAGAGATAAAAGAATGTCGTGTAATATACAAGTGCCTGCGCCGTTCACCAATTTGGAAAACGGTTTTTCGGGCTCAGAGTTAGTTACCCAGCGGAAGTTATAGAATGTTACCTGTTTCCTCGAACTGAAGATTACCATAGATTATAGACAGATTTGCCGGCACACCCAGAATAGATGTAAATGTAAGCGGAAAATCGAgttgaaatcctgaaaatgggTTATGGAGAATTTTTCCGATAATTTAAGAAACCATTTAAGAATCTACATACTCCCTTCTATTTGCGGTCAATGCAATTGCATTCTTTAATAAAGTTTAGAAGTAAATAAGGAGAGAAAACACATGGTGCTAAAGGATaacaataaaaggataaaggataaagtgtctggcggtaatcaatccgcatgggatgcgcccccacgttcacttcatttcagaatcgtttgatgtttacgaacgtgtagctaCCATAAACAATGACTTACTATGCTAGCCGAAGTGTCAAgccagtgcttttatcctcccagacaagtgtggtaccaatttatcgaccccggagggattaAAGCTTGGTGAATACTACGTTGACATGAAGAGGACCAGAATTATCTCTATACACTATATTAAGTACTACTTACTGTCATTCTCCTCTCTGAAGCTATAAAAGTATGAAgaaatattgattgattctgATGTAGGCGGAAAGCCATCCACGAACTATGCATGCTATTCCGATGCCCAAGAATTTTCCAGAGGATTTGAAAAGTTACATAAATTCTAGGAGTTTTTAAGTTCCTGTTACGGTCGACGCGTTTCAAGCAGGGGACGCAGTAAATGACGGTGGATTTTCGATCAGACGCTATTGCGGAGTGTTACAGGAGCATGAAAATCCTGAGACATCCATAGCCATAATCctgcacaaagaagaaaaagaaagtcaagAAAACAACTCACCACAATTTCCCTTATTCCTTAGAATTATTCTGTTCCCAAGCAACACTCTGTCGAACAACTGACAGTATTTTTTCACATCTAGTTCACGATTATCCGTAATCACGACAATACCATCGGATCGATTGAGCCGGTCAATTTGGATTTGCGTTAGAAGA
The Necator americanus strain Aroian chromosome I, whole genome shotgun sequence genome window above contains:
- a CDS encoding hypothetical protein (NECATOR_CHRI.G1672.T1) — translated: MEERQSAESRLNGVGSRACGDMSLKDKEGRSRSSEVGDHLLKAVIGGPLKTTHEVAQELGFDQSTAVCHLEKMRKMKKLKKCVKHELS
- a CDS encoding hypothetical protein (NECATOR_CHRI.G1673.T1), which produces MPWSSECSVVVGDLVVDSTSNITESQLQNLFQNVTSVQGSVTVRNTTLKQLSFLKNIEILTRGYLDNVLEIVGNPLLTQIQIDRLNRSDGIVVITDNRELDVKKYCQLFDRVLLGNRIILRNKGNCAIPPERLSVLRSVKKLYGCLTVYVTNFETLSFLENLEEIICQSRTDTAVWITTNHYMENLGLRKLTKIVTQRQLEIVSNRILQITIEEAEIFASASVGGDRVQGIFSTGP